A portion of the Cyanobacteria bacterium QS_8_64_29 genome contains these proteins:
- the rpmH gene encoding 50S ribosomal protein L34 has translation MPKRTLCGTKLKQKRRSGFRARMRTNNGRRIINARRRKGRHRLSV, from the coding sequence TTGCCCAAGCGCACCCTATGCGGTACCAAGCTAAAGCAAAAACGCCGATCCGGCTTCCGGGCGCGGATGCGGACCAATAACGGCCGGCGCATCATTAACGCGCGGCGCCGCAAGGGGCGCCACCGCTTGTCGGTCTAG